From Calditrichota bacterium, one genomic window encodes:
- a CDS encoding GWxTD domain-containing protein, producing MQNSKILKSFIILFFFCSFSFAQYYEESGYSGVGLPFFDFSLNRQFNNDFTNSHVIIVAQVLYDDLTFVTSEQSGYEAELEWLIAVYSDDDKMIFSRSVTKQIKVADFGETNSRTDKIILKDEIPLKPGEYKVLLRTVDLTTNQSAQKTMQIEIPNYYDENISISDILFLNSVKLDSAGMLKDYEPILGENFTIKDGEFYIYFNVYSEKINLPVKINYKFNGSKNKTEFDSLTSKLVKANITSHILKIDKNMFKENKYEINIKVTVDGNSSETSKNITFFWKSVPHNSFDLNLALNQMVYIINPDSLSFYLEAELTDKQAYFKKFWAQRDPDPKTKKNELMDEYFKRINYANEHFSGLSNHGWTTDRGRILIKFGHPEDIERHPFELETRPYEVWRYYSLRKIFLFEDHTGFGDFRLHPEYISVEYQ from the coding sequence ATGCAAAACTCTAAAATTCTTAAATCTTTTATAATATTGTTTTTCTTCTGTTCATTTTCTTTTGCCCAATATTATGAGGAATCTGGTTATAGTGGAGTAGGGCTGCCTTTTTTCGACTTTTCATTAAACCGTCAATTTAACAACGATTTTACTAACAGCCATGTTATTATTGTTGCCCAGGTCTTATATGATGATTTGACTTTTGTAACTTCAGAACAATCTGGTTATGAAGCAGAGCTTGAATGGCTAATTGCTGTTTATTCAGATGATGACAAAATGATATTTTCACGCTCTGTTACCAAACAGATAAAAGTTGCTGATTTTGGAGAAACCAACAGCCGGACTGACAAAATTATTCTCAAAGACGAAATTCCACTTAAACCAGGTGAATATAAAGTTTTACTCAGAACAGTGGATCTGACAACAAACCAATCTGCACAAAAAACAATGCAGATAGAAATCCCCAATTATTATGATGAAAATATATCTATTAGTGATATCCTCTTTTTGAATTCTGTTAAACTTGATTCAGCAGGTATGCTAAAAGATTATGAACCTATACTTGGAGAAAATTTTACGATTAAAGATGGTGAATTTTATATTTATTTTAATGTTTATTCTGAAAAAATAAATTTACCTGTAAAAATAAACTACAAATTTAATGGTTCTAAAAATAAAACGGAATTTGATTCTCTTACTTCAAAATTAGTGAAAGCCAATATCACGTCTCATATTTTAAAAATTGATAAAAATATGTTTAAAGAGAACAAATACGAAATTAATATAAAAGTTACCGTAGATGGTAACAGTTCCGAGACCTCAAAAAATATTACATTTTTTTGGAAATCTGTACCACATAATTCTTTCGATTTAAACCTCGCTTTAAATCAGATGGTTTACATCATTAATCCTGACAGTTTAAGTTTTTATCTGGAAGCAGAATTGACTGATAAGCAGGCCTATTTTAAAAAGTTCTGGGCACAGCGCGATCCAGATCCTAAAACAAAAAAAAATGAGCTAATGGATGAATATTTTAAAAGAATAAATTATGCCAATGAGCATTTTTCCGGTTTAAGTAATCACGGCTGGACAACGGATCGCGGCAGAATTCTAATCAAGTTTGGACATCCTGAAGATATTGAAAGACATCCATTTGAATTGGAAACCAGGCCATATGAAGTCTGGCGTTATTATTCACTTCGCAAAATATTTCTATTTGAAGATCATACTGGTTTTGGCGATTTTCGTCTGCATCCGGAATATATAAGTGTCGAGTACCAATAA
- a CDS encoding T9SS type A sorting domain-containing protein: protein MFKQFTIRTFIVFMIFGGAAFAQIANISGTVTNDGKPVPNTTLWFAADDTSLGIPVKPVDTDTAGNFSQNWFTTPTTITPHDSFSYNPISISVSPTDFPPTTTVDIVLETRTQDSNFSGTVTFDGAGYATEMFMQKLPSDIDPDDFTEVENLYISPVNAGRWASYSLTSDGNGDFSIDVLNGNYIVFIPGTPDVLPSWSVVTIQGDVSGHQIDMRKKVHISGAVSNSEGYDYVTIFGHPVNAGRAFMADAWNGEYDVAVAPGDYVLRLQAFFTVDSTMHVYTVFYDGVYSHDEATVVDASSDVSGINFDLPDPVISPYTVTGTVTDAADGSAIVGASVNILPKNGSPNMYMSTGDVTDEKGSYSITGYTMIPEDSLVAFVWADGYFSEFYEDEATYLTADAVVYHPNETVTVDFVLNAIDTTAGFGISGTVTDTSGNIIGFGQVTAYTTDTNVGQTYVQIDENGNYEFPAIFPTGSTVLLQCWVGYGYKPQMYDGAETWEDATPIEIGTDNITGADFNLTPVPARRPIIGSIIGSVKPNGFGKTTSSDVYAGSMVYVKQQGTDEWQEVDYVDENGSFKLGIEGKGNYDLLLTSPDRENVTGSVEVKNNLVVETEISLGVTGIGDINEAKIAKSNKLYSAYPNPFNPRTTIKVELVKTENVSLTIYNVTGQKVKTLHRGLLQSGLSKFVWDSKDQSGNVVASGMYFIQLKTQNGLQTKSMIFLK from the coding sequence ACGACATTATGGTTTGCTGCCGATGATACAAGTCTTGGTATACCTGTAAAGCCTGTTGATACAGATACAGCAGGTAATTTTAGCCAAAACTGGTTTACTACACCAACAACAATTACACCGCATGATAGTTTTTCGTACAATCCAATATCTATTTCGGTATCGCCAACAGATTTTCCACCAACAACTACCGTAGACATTGTTTTGGAAACACGGACACAGGATTCCAACTTCTCAGGAACTGTAACTTTTGATGGCGCTGGATATGCCACCGAAATGTTTATGCAAAAACTGCCTTCTGACATTGATCCGGATGATTTTACCGAAGTTGAAAATCTTTATATCTCACCGGTTAATGCTGGCCGCTGGGCGTCTTATTCTTTGACATCTGATGGTAATGGTGATTTTTCAATTGATGTTTTAAATGGCAACTATATTGTTTTTATCCCAGGTACACCCGATGTTCTTCCATCGTGGAGTGTTGTTACTATTCAGGGTGATGTAAGCGGACATCAAATTGATATGCGTAAAAAAGTACATATTTCAGGAGCCGTTTCTAATTCTGAAGGATATGATTATGTAACAATATTTGGACATCCTGTTAACGCTGGCCGTGCTTTTATGGCTGATGCGTGGAATGGAGAATATGACGTAGCTGTTGCACCTGGTGACTATGTACTTCGTTTACAGGCATTTTTCACAGTTGATTCCACTATGCATGTATATACTGTATTTTATGATGGAGTTTACTCACACGATGAAGCAACTGTTGTTGATGCCAGTTCTGATGTAAGCGGAATAAATTTTGATTTACCGGATCCGGTTATTTCTCCTTATACCGTTACCGGAACAGTTACGGATGCCGCTGATGGGTCAGCCATTGTTGGAGCCAGTGTAAATATACTTCCTAAAAATGGTTCACCAAATATGTATATGAGCACTGGAGATGTAACAGATGAAAAAGGTTCTTATTCTATTACCGGCTATACAATGATACCGGAAGATTCCCTTGTAGCATTTGTTTGGGCTGATGGATATTTCTCAGAATTTTATGAAGATGAGGCGACATATTTAACAGCCGATGCTGTTGTTTATCATCCAAATGAAACAGTTACTGTAGACTTTGTACTAAATGCAATAGACACAACTGCAGGATTTGGAATTTCCGGAACAGTTACAGACACATCTGGAAATATTATTGGTTTTGGCCAGGTAACAGCTTATACAACTGATACAAATGTTGGTCAAACTTATGTGCAGATTGATGAAAACGGCAACTATGAGTTTCCAGCAATTTTCCCTACAGGCAGTACCGTTTTATTGCAATGCTGGGTAGGATATGGTTATAAACCACAAATGTATGATGGTGCCGAAACATGGGAAGATGCAACTCCAATCGAAATAGGTACTGATAATATTACAGGTGCTGATTTCAATTTAACACCGGTTCCTGCACGTCGCCCAATTATTGGCTCAATTATTGGATCAGTTAAGCCAAATGGTTTTGGAAAAACCACATCTTCTGATGTATATGCAGGTTCAATGGTTTACGTTAAACAACAAGGTACAGATGAGTGGCAAGAAGTTGATTATGTTGATGAAAATGGTTCTTTTAAACTTGGAATTGAAGGTAAAGGAAATTATGACTTGTTGCTTACATCTCCTGATCGTGAAAACGTAACAGGTAGTGTTGAAGTGAAAAACAACCTGGTCGTTGAAACTGAAATTTCATTAGGCGTAACTGGAATTGGTGACATAAATGAAGCGAAAATTGCAAAATCAAACAAGCTTTATTCAGCATATCCAAATCCTTTCAACCCAAGAACAACTATCAAAGTTGAATTGGTAAAAACAGAAAATGTAAGCCTGACTATTTACAATGTAACCGGACAAAAAGTTAAAACTCTTCACAGAGGTCTTTTACAAAGTGGTTTGAGTAAGTTTGTTTGGGATAGTAAAGACCAGTCCGGCAATGTGGTTGCATCTGGAATGTATTTTATTCAATTGAAAACACAAAACGGTTTACAAACCAAATCTATGATTTTCCTCAAATAA
- a CDS encoding HAMP domain-containing protein codes for MAIETIIADLMDLNPSVEIYLTDIDGNLAAHFANPDKIKLHQINTTPIKAFLSKTRHVPLPIMGDDPKTPDKKKVFSATEINLGPDKKGYLYIILGSELYDTVMSGVGGSYILSTTAIIFGVTLLFAGVLGSILFFNLTKRLRRMTDIVTEFEKGNYRKRIVVQSDDEVGQLTTAFNHMAETIEMNMDELKKNDRLRRELIANVSHDLRSPLTSIQGYIETILMREDKMDPEERTLFLETVLRNVTNLNSLVTELFELSKLDTKQNELTKESFSIAELVQDIVLKFQPQAEAKSVNLITKIPNSLEFVIGDISMIDRVISNLIDNAIRYIKNGGKVTLLLKNENGFVEINIIDNGDGIPENDLPHIFDRFYRVEKSRSKDSGGSGLGLAIVKKVVEAHKSKIIVESKVNEGTKFSFKLKKHKPDRIPA; via the coding sequence ATGGCCATTGAAACAATTATCGCCGATTTAATGGACCTAAATCCGAGCGTTGAAATTTATTTAACCGACATTGATGGCAACCTGGCAGCTCATTTTGCAAATCCGGATAAAATTAAGCTGCACCAAATTAATACAACTCCTATCAAGGCTTTCCTTTCCAAAACAAGGCATGTTCCTTTACCAATTATGGGTGATGATCCTAAAACACCAGATAAGAAAAAAGTGTTTTCGGCTACTGAAATAAATCTTGGCCCAGATAAAAAAGGATATCTTTATATTATTCTTGGAAGTGAATTATATGACACTGTTATGAGTGGTGTTGGAGGCAGTTATATTTTAAGTACCACTGCAATCATTTTTGGTGTTACGTTACTTTTTGCCGGCGTTTTGGGTTCAATTTTATTCTTCAACCTTACAAAACGATTACGTCGAATGACTGATATCGTTACGGAATTTGAAAAGGGTAATTATCGAAAAAGAATTGTTGTACAAAGTGATGATGAGGTGGGGCAATTAACAACGGCATTCAACCATATGGCCGAAACCATTGAAATGAATATGGATGAATTGAAAAAAAATGACAGATTAAGGCGCGAGCTTATTGCGAATGTATCACATGACCTAAGAAGCCCGTTAACTTCTATTCAGGGATATATTGAAACGATTTTGATGCGTGAAGATAAGATGGATCCTGAAGAGAGAACATTGTTTCTTGAAACTGTTTTGAGAAATGTAACAAACCTGAACTCACTTGTTACTGAGCTTTTTGAACTATCCAAATTGGATACAAAACAAAATGAGTTAACAAAGGAATCATTTTCGATAGCTGAGCTTGTTCAGGATATTGTGCTTAAGTTTCAGCCTCAGGCCGAAGCAAAATCTGTTAATCTCATTACTAAAATCCCAAACAGCCTGGAATTTGTTATTGGCGATATCAGCATGATTGACCGTGTTATTTCAAATTTGATTGACAATGCTATTCGTTATATCAAGAATGGCGGGAAGGTTACTTTATTACTAAAAAATGAAAATGGTTTTGTTGAAATTAATATCATTGATAATGGGGATGGAATCCCTGAAAATGATTTACCACATATTTTTGACAGATTTTACAGGGTAGAAAAGAGCAGGTCTAAAGATTCCGGAGGCAGTGGATTGGGACTTGCCATTGTTAAAAAAGTTGTTGAAGCACATAAGAGTAAAATCATTGTGGAAAGTAAAGTTAATGAGGGTACTAAATTCTCATTTAAACTAAAAAAACATAAGCCGGATAGAATTCCAGCCTGA
- a CDS encoding response regulator transcription factor — protein sequence MEKKVLIIEDDPDIGDLLELHLKDLDLNLDRAEDGELGLSKALDSEYELVILDVMLPKLNGLDVCKKIREHKKSMPILMLTAKSEEFDKVLGLELGADDYLTKPFSIRELIARIKAIIRRVNAVIEEQVSSDVTEISFGWLNINMEKRRVLLNGENIELTAKEFDLLALFAANPGKAYTRENLLNIVWGYQFTGYEHTVNSHINRLRSKIETDPAQPKFIKTVWGVGYKFAEHEDFE from the coding sequence ATGGAAAAGAAAGTTTTGATAATTGAGGATGATCCGGATATTGGGGATCTTCTTGAATTGCATTTAAAAGATTTGGATTTAAACCTTGACCGCGCTGAAGATGGTGAACTTGGATTGAGTAAGGCCCTGGACAGCGAATATGAATTGGTAATACTCGATGTTATGCTACCGAAGTTAAATGGGCTAGATGTATGTAAAAAAATTCGTGAACACAAAAAAAGTATGCCCATTTTAATGTTGACGGCAAAGTCTGAAGAGTTTGATAAGGTGTTGGGATTAGAGCTTGGAGCAGATGATTATCTGACAAAGCCTTTTAGTATTAGAGAATTGATTGCAAGGATTAAAGCAATAATTAGACGTGTAAATGCCGTTATTGAAGAGCAGGTTAGTAGTGACGTGACGGAGATATCTTTTGGCTGGCTAAATATCAATATGGAAAAAAGACGCGTTTTGTTAAATGGGGAGAATATTGAGTTAACCGCAAAAGAATTTGACCTTTTAGCCCTTTTTGCCGCTAATCCCGGTAAAGCCTACACCCGTGAAAATTTACTGAATATTGTTTGGGGTTATCAATTTACCGGTTATGAACATACCGTTAACTCTCATATTAACCGATTACGTTCGAAAATTGAAACAGATCCTGCTCAACCAAAGTTTATTAAAACGGTTTGGGGAGTTGGTTATAAGTTTGCCGAACATGAGGATTTTGAATAA